The following proteins are co-located in the Solanum pennellii chromosome 1, SPENNV200 genome:
- the LOC107031237 gene encoding dehydration-responsive element-binding protein 1F-like, whose protein sequence is MDFEDEQTSSSSSSSDHDFKEKNIDHSSCSMNNNIQFKRRAGRKKFKETRHPLYRGVRRRNGEKWVCEIREPNKKTRIWLGTFTTPELAARAHDVAALALRGSNALLNFPGSAWSLPKAKSSSPQDIQIAVLQVNEELIVSSSPSEEPSCKPKDDEVNSLMEFMDEEAMFNMPIFIDSMAEGMLLTPPAMKRGFNWGDVEEDVEFTLWKD, encoded by the coding sequence ATGGATTTTGAAGATGAacaaacttcttcttcttcatcttcttccgatcatgattttaaagaaaaaaatattgatcatTCATCGTGTTCgatgaataataatatacaatTCAAGAGGAGGGCAGGGAGAAAAAAGTTTAAGGAAACTCGACATCCATTATATAGAGGAGTTAGGaggagaaatggagaaaaatggGTGTGTGAAATACGCGAGccaaataaaaaaacaagaatttGGCTAGGTACTTTCACTACTCCTGAATTAGCAGCTAGGGCACACGATGTTGCTGCCCTAGCTCTCCGGGGAAGTAATGCTCTTCTTAACTTCCCCGGATCAGCTTGGTCTCTACCTAAAGCTAAATCTTCCTCCCCTCAAGACATTCAAATCGCGGTTCTCCAAGTTAATGAAGAATTGATTGTGTCGTCCTCACCCTCAGAAGAACCTTCATGTAAACCAAAAGATGATGAAGTGAATTCTTTGATGGAGTTTATGGATGAGGAGGCCATGTTTAATATGCCAATATTTATTGATAGCATGGCTGAGGGGATGCTTTTGACTCCACCAGCTATGAAAAGAGGCTTTAATTGGGGTGATGTTGAGGAAGATGTTGAGTTCACTTTGTGGAAAGATTGA